A genomic window from Vanessa tameamea isolate UH-Manoa-2023 chromosome 7, ilVanTame1 primary haplotype, whole genome shotgun sequence includes:
- the LOC113401189 gene encoding putative methyltransferase C9orf114 has product MSLPIQSIKPAGKSWREINQERKALKRQRNEEKIVKREKRLAIEKEADLQNKEEIKKEKQNAEISTVSIAVPGSILENAQSAELRTYLAGQIARAACVFCVDEIIVYDDVGDKLDTKKSKLEDIDGVKIARKSCVQLARILQYLECPQYLRKHFFPIHKDLEFAGLLNPLDAPHHLRMTNDFKFREGITMNKKVKPGKGSQVNVGLLQDVSTDKLLNPGIRVTVKMLPSSEGSKKMKGKIVSLTSPRAETGVYWGYTVRIANSLSQVFTLCPHKDGYDLTIGTSDRGTPIDDLPVNEVKYNHALIMFGGLHGIEAALESDEQLQVEEASLLFNHYVNVLPNQGSRTIRTEEAILIAMSSLRTKLKANHEPMIFKESGIAVSSTFPKNENFTDGNKLDLSRFD; this is encoded by the exons ATGTCTCTACCTATACAATCAATAAAACCAGCTGGTAAAAGTTGGCGGGAAATAAATCAAGAGCGAAAAGCTCTAAAACGTCAAAGAAATGaggaaaaaattgtgaaaaGAGAGAAGCGGTTAGCTATTGAGAAGGAAGCCGACTTACAAAATaaagaggaaataaaaaaagaaaagcaaAATGCTGAAATTTCTACTGTCAGCATAGCAGTGCCAGGATCTATATTGGAAAATGCTCAATCGGCTGAATTACGAACATATTTGGCGGGTCAGATTGCACGAGCTGCTTGTGTTTTCTGTGTAGATGAAATTATAGTATACGATGATGTTGGAGATAAGTTAGATACAAAAAAGTCAAAATTAGAAGATATTGATGGAGTTAAAATTGCACGAAAGAGTTGCGTACAATTAGCAaggatattacaatatttagaaTGTCctcaatatttaagaaaacacTTCTTTCCAATTCATAAAGATTTAGAATTTGCGGGACTGCTAAATCCATTAGATGCACCACATCATTTACGCATGACAAATGACTTTAAATttag gGAAGGaataacaatgaataaaaaagtaaaaccaGGGAAAGGTTCACAAGTCAATGTGGGATTATTACAAGATGTTTCTACAGACAAATTATTAAATCCTGGTATTAGAGTTACAGTCAAAATGCTACCGTCTTCAGAAGGTAGTAAGAAAATGAAAGGGAAAATTGTTAGTCTCACATCACCAAGGGCAGAAACTGGTGTGTACTGGGGGTACACAGTAAGGATAGCTAATAGCCTCAGCCAAGTCTTTACACTTTGCCCCCATAAAGATGG GTATGATTTAACTATAGGAACATCTGATAGAGGTACACCTATAGATGATTTACCAGTGAATGAAGTCAAATACAATCATGCTTTAATTATGTTTGGAGGTTTGCATGGTATAGAAGCAGCTCTTGAGAGTGATGAGCAATTACAAGTTGAAGAAGCTAGCTTGCTATTTAATCATTATGTCAATGTATTGCCTAATCAGGGTTCAAGAACAATTCGAACAGAAGAAGCTATACTCATAGCTATGTCCAGCCTTAGAACAAAATTGAAAGCTAATCATGAGCCGATGATATTTAAGGAGAGTGGGATAGCTGTTAGCTCTACATTcccaaaaaatgaaaatttcacTGATGGAAACAAATTAGATTTAAGCAGATTTGACTAA
- the LOC113401190 gene encoding ribulose-phosphate 3-epimerase, producing MSRNLKALIGPSILNADLSQLYEESQKLLNNGADYLHLDVMDGHFVPNLTFGHPIVKCLRSKIKDAFFETHMMVSKPEQWIVPMADAGVNQYTFHIEPVNNVEDVCRKIKENGMKVGVAIKPGTDVAEVEKYISISDMVLIMTVEPGFGGQKFMADQMEKVKYLREHYPLLNIEVDGGVGPSTINCCADAGANMIVSGTAVIKAQDQASTIKLMRDTVQQAIGKNSS from the exons atgAGCCGCAATTTAAAAGCGTTAATTGGTCCCAGCATTCTCAATGCCGACTTATCTCAACTATACGAAGAATCTCAAAAGTTGCTTAATAACGGCGCagattatttacatttagatGTCATGGATGGACATTTTGTACCTAATTTAACATTTGGTCACCCAATAGTTAAATGTCTTCGGAGCAAAATTAAAGATGCCTTCTTTGAAACTCATATGATGGTGTCTAAGCCTGAgcag TGGATAGTACCTATGGCAGATGCAGGAGTAAATCAATATACTTTTCATATTGAACCAGTGAATAATGTTGAAGATGTATGCCGAAAAATAAAGGAGAATGGAATGAAG GTAGGAGTGGCAATAAAACCAGGTACAGATGTAGCAGAAGTCGAAAAGTACATATCAATATCTGACATGGTGTTAATAATGACAGTAGAGCCTGGTTTTGGAGGGCAAAAGTTCATGGCAGACCAAATGGAGAAAGTTAAATACCTTAGAGAACATTATCCACTTCTAAATATTGAGGTTGACGGTGGTGTTGGTCCTTCAACTATAAACTGTTGTGCtgat gctGGTGCAAATATGATTGTATCTGGTACAGCTGTAATAAAAGCACAGGATCAAGCttcaactattaaattaatgcGGGACACCGTTCAACAAGCAATTGGGAAAAATAGttcataa
- the LOC113401313 gene encoding peptidase inhibitor 16-like, with amino-acid sequence MILFIYLFKIWIFVILCIRVFYCDSKNFCKFKFCNNTKEHILCKFQSPGPGSSCINYKQLLTTEQEKKDLLNKINSRRNKVASGEIRSLPAAENMVKLQWNKYLEVSAQRWADQCVKSGLYDGTDSCRDLEYMQVGQNIATIYGEAPGLTVTSMIDLWFVELLNMNESILPHYIPSSLTGMQHYDYFTQLVWGSTTQVGCGGVKFKEIGIESGSLQNRTVSRLVCNFAPAGNQFDKSVYNFGSPSTRCDFGRNCDSEYTYLCSASRLTSTVNEILNDDENTKTPQNAISNVNFVTISNVPEWSKNTNFVINSENEYTMPTTKVVESIDTQFDFFSDLFDMTKQSLLQTEQSTTKCKEVLAVDEFIELLKSRISNDNVLKDFLQSTTRLPNPEPMLTDGTVAAIIKQLYSKKESPTTSQLPESDSLNSTLLVDLVEAVIFRHSDKYTSTEDTKLLTPIVSEVRPVKIQAELGEVKSNNEFTGHYFFPEEEGDQTEKETADLYDEIIPTSEISLEIEELKRHPGTKDFLEEILESDFITEDTMRDNILSTINHPNDGPI; translated from the exons atgattttatttatctatttatttaaaatttggatTTTTGTTATACTATGTATTAGGGTATTTTATTGTGATTCCAAAAATTTCtgtaagtttaaattttgtaacaacACTAAAGAACACATCTTATGTAAATTTCAG TCACCAGGTCCTGGGAGttcttgtattaattataaacaattattgacTACGGAACAAGAGAAAAAAGatttgttaaacaaaattaacagcCGAAGAAATAAAGTTGCGTCGGGAGAAATCCGCTCTTTACCAGCGGCGGAAAATATGGTAAAATTG caATGGAATAAATACTTGGAAGTATCAGCTCAGCGATGGGCAGATCAGTGTGTGAAAAGTGGTTTGTATGACGGAACAGACTCGTGTAGAGATCTAG agTATATGCAAGTGGGACAGAATATTGCTACAATATACGGTGAGGCGCCGGGACTGACAGTAACTTCAATGATTGATTTGTGGTTTGTGGAGCTACTTAACATGAATGAATCAATTTTGCCTCATTACATACC ATCTTCACTCACAGGAATGCAACATTACGATTACTTCACGCAACTTGTGTGGGGCAGCACAACTCAAGTGGGCTGCGGTggagttaaatttaaa GAAATAGGCATAGAGTCTGGCTCTTTGCAAAACAGAACAGTCAGTAGGTTGGTATGTAATTTTGCACCGGCTGGCAATCAATTCGATAAATCTGTATATAATTTTGGCTCACCGAGCACTCGATGTGATTTTGGACGCAATTGTGATTccgaatatacatatttatgtt CAGCTTCAAGACTGACTTCTActgttaatgaaattttaaatgatgaCGAAAATACTAAAACTCCACAAAATGCAATAAGTAATGTAAATTTTGTTACCATTAGCAATGTACCAGAGTGGtccaaaaatactaattttgtcATAAATTCAGAAAATGAATATACAATGCCTACAACGAAAGTAGTCGAAAGTATTGATACACAGTTTGATTTCTTTTCTGATCTATTTGATATGACTAAGCAATCGTTGTTGCAAACGGAACAAAGTACTACCAAATGTAAAGAAGTTTTGGCAGTAGAcgaatttattgaattattaaaaagtagaatCAGTAACGATAATGTATTGAAAGATTTTTTGCAATCAACAACTAGACTACCAAACCCCGAGCCTATGCTCACAGATGGAACTGTAGCAGctataataaaacagttatataGCAAAAAAGAATCACCTACAACAAGTCAATTACCAGAGAGTGATAGTTTAAATTCAACACTTTTGGTTGATTTAGTAGAAGCAGTCATATTTAGACACAGtg ataaatataCAAGTACCGAAGATACCAAACTACTCACCCCAATTGTTTCTGAAGTAAGACCTGTCAAAATACAAGCAGAACTCGGAGAAGTTAAATCCAATAATGAGTTTACAGGACACTATTTTTTTCCTGAAGAAGAAGGAGATCAAACAGAAAAAGAAACAGCTGACTTATATGACGAAATCATTCCAACATCCGAAATATCATTAGAAATCGAAGAATTAAAAAGACACCCTGGTACGAAGGATTTCTTAGAAGAAATTCTTGAATCGGACTTTATTACAGAGGACACTATGAgggataatattttatcaactatTAATCATCCAAATG ATGGACCAATATAG
- the LOC135193359 gene encoding uncharacterized protein LOC135193359, with product MLKLFFVFIFSICSIYAYSKKYCEICPNHTLCRYEVSGPSYTCLGYDKKALLTEHDIKAIVDQINHRRNFIALGHSNVLPGAANMQKISWSQELATSAQRWVDQCDQTLRPEKEDQCRDLENMKVGQNIATIFGPSPGLHVKSFVEMWFMQSLNYPGVVTYYNESRDYKTNQFTQLIWATTEIVGCGKAKFYVNNNKKTIAVRLVCNFAPRGNVHGKPVYIIGYAATQCLDDMDPDIVFPGLCSRPLQTNEVFGNKRSNSGRLLPATPIANSLLRIRNLFNDSAKREIDPVYNNLKHMKKSCKNETPQSNKKSSSIIVQDNTLDAVKRSHTLDSENFWINHRNTSRNYGDDFFQQDKGHSRVYHGHDHRNEFDSIHPETFFTDSRRFDYTTPPLNYHKDRDYRKHNMNRQCTRNIGFKIIKNVATECNPCKQKLKCTRGQKINPQTHVCEDREAPAYPQDFCRCHNFQITCPTTNLCIPNTNSECFNFNYPVKRCPNMLRTLETKVKNNMEKQEEIHYFDLFSRGLRKYDPTLKQEVKLFTNENINILDEQNQKLLNKQNDNYPNYRQ from the exons atgctaaaattatttttcgtttttatattttctatttgtagtatttatgcttattcaaaaaaatattgtgaaatatgCCCAAACCATACACTTTGCAGATACGAG GTTTCAGGTCCAAGTTATACATGCTTAGggtatgataaaaaagcattacTAACAGAGCATGATATTAAAGCAATAGTCGATCAAATCAATCATCGAAGAAATTTCATTGCATTGGGCCATTCAAATGTTTTGCCAGGAGCTGCTAACATGCAAAAGATT agctGGTCTCAAGAATTAGCAACATCTGCTCAGCGGTGGGTAGATCAATGTGACCAAACGTTACGGCCAGAAAAAGAAGATCAATGTCGTGATTTAG aaaacatGAAAGTTGGACAAAATATAGCCACGATATTTGGACCATCCCCCGGCCTTCATGTGAAAAGCTTCGTCGAAATGTGGTTTATGCAATCATTAAACTATCCCGGAGTAGTTACATATTACAATGA gtCTCGAGACTATAAAACTAATCAATTTACGCAACTTATTTGGGCCACTACCGAAATAGTTGGATGTGGAAAAGCTAAGTTTtac gtcaacaataataaaaaaacaatcgcAGTAAGACTCGTTTGCAACTTCGCTCCACGGGGCAACGTACATGGAAAACCAGTTTATATTATTGGATACGCTGCGACGCAATGCCTAGACGATATGGATCCTGATATCGTTTTTCCTGGATTATGTAGTCGACCACTACAAACCAATGAAGTATTTGGTAATAAAAGGAGTAATTCAG GTAGATTGTTACCAGCGACACCAATAGCCAATAGTTTACTTCGGATtcgcaatttatttaatgattctGCAAAGCGAGAAATTGATcccgtttataataatttaaagcacatgaaaaaatCATGCAAAAATGAAACTCCTCAAAGCAACAAAAAATCAAGTTCTATTATAGTGCAGGATAACACTCtcg ATGCAGTCAAACGCAGCCATACATTGGATAGTGAGAATTTTTGGATAAATCACAGAAACACTTCCCGAAATTATGGAGATGATTTCTTCCAACAGGATAAAGGACATTCAAGAGTATATCATGGCCATGACCATAGAAATGAATTCGATTCAATCCATCCAGAAACATTCTTTACAGATTCTCGAAGATTTGACTACACTACCCCtccattaaattatcataaagatCGAGATTACCGGAAACATAATATGAACAGACAGTGTACTCGTAATATAggatttaagattattaaaaatgttgctaCAGAATGTAATCcatgtaaacaaaaattaaaatgtacgaGAGGACAAAAAATTAATCCTCAAACACATGTCTGTGAAGATCGCGAAGCTCCCGCCTATCCTCAAGATTTTTGTAGATGTCATAACTTTCAAATAACTTGCCCAACTACTAATCTATGTATTCCAAATACGAACAGTGaatgttttaactttaattatccAGTTAAACGCTGTCCAAACATGCTTAGAACTTTAGAAACtaaagtcaaaaataatatGGAAAAGCAAgaagaaatacattattttgacttattttctAGGGGGTTAAGAAAATATGATCCAACTTTGAAACAAGAAGTAAAACTCTttactaatgaaaatataaatatattagacgaacaaaatcaaaaacttcttaataaacaaaacgaCAATTACCCAAATTACAGGCAg tgA
- the LOC135193362 gene encoding uncharacterized protein LOC135193362, protein MLLMFYTVLHLFLSQTNSFNIKREDKTEYNEVISISNETVTAIKSITTDQNYYLNMINNSRKVPNLKSNIFDKMLSNEMLSIKQHLYEIDPISSSVYLSFKNNVPTPTLEINQKWPIYKLISVTSVKPKFDDASKYTSVDLSNEKQSYNEIVYKDGNLDMEVENKNKIIEVRSFSVMPMHTESLPHVQQAKRQCTCMRNNHHTICSHRGIGAQTSTEKICTHTEHYSTIRPECTRTEAYSVSLTYFPYFVYPSFFLGITTDAFKTYYHPDVINDLKLPKHKKHSKIKKPYIDEALFSDADEIKEIDDDYNDQYDDEYSESDKSDDDVSVNKCSKNKCKLNSKLYKINYDNGGIKDFDLAKKIHNGYIKVIDNNKFVEGIVEDLKVYYSDAVIKDCYCSLSSLKSSKNMIIYLVTILFLL, encoded by the exons ATGTTACTTATGTTTTATACcgttttgcatttatttttatctcaaacGAATAGTTTCAACATTAAGAGAGAAGACAAAACAGAATATAATGAAGTTATTTCGATATCTAATg aaaCTGTGACCGCAATAAAATCAATCACAACAGATCAAAATTATTACTTGAACATGATCAATAATTCAAGGAAAGTTCCAAACTTAAAATCAAACATATTTGATAAGATGCTATCTAACGAAATGTTATCCATAAAGCAACATTTGTATGAGATAGATCCAATATCATCATcagtttatttatcatttaaaaataatgtaccaaCTCCGACACTGGAAATAAATCAGAAATGGcctatttataaactaatatcCGTAACGAGTGTTAAACCAAAATTTGATGATGCTAGCAAATATACATCTGTGGATTTATCAAACgaaaaacaaagttataatgAAATTGTGTATAAAGACGGTAATTTGGATATggaagttgaaaataaaaataaaattatcgaagTAAGAAGTTTTTCTGTTATGCCTATGCATACGGAAAGTTTACCTCACGTTCAGCAAGCTAAGCGGCAGTGCACGTGTATGAGAAATAATCACCATACAATTTGTAGTCATCGTGGTATCGGAGCTCAAACGAGTACTGAAAAAATTTGCACACACACAGAACATTATTCGACAATAAGACCTGAATGTACAAGAACAGAAGCTTATTCGGTTTCTCTTACGTACTTTCCTTATTTCGTTTACCCGTCATTTTTCTTAGGAATAACAACAGAtgcttttaaaacttattaccaTCCAGatgtaattaatgatttaaaattaccaaaacataaaaaacatagtaaaaTAAAGAAACCGTACATTGACGAGGCATTATTCTCAGATGCGGATGAAATTAAAGAGATTGATGATGATTATAATGATCAATATGATGATGAGTATTCAGAAAGTGACAAATCAGACGATGATGTGTCAGTAAATAAATGTTCGAAAAATAAATGCaagttaaattctaaattatataaaataaattatgacaacGGTGGCATAAAAGATTTTGATTTAGCAAAAAAGATACATAACGGTTACATAAAAGTTatagataacaataaatttgtcGAAGGTATAGTAGAAGATTTAAAAGTTTACTACAGCGATGCTGTTATTAAAGATTGTTACTGTTCATTGTCATCCTTAAAATCATCTAAAaacatgataatttatttagttactattttatttttactttaa